A single window of Actinoallomurus bryophytorum DNA harbors:
- the murQ gene encoding N-acetylmuramic acid 6-phosphate etherase, with product MPLAVLKGVPTEVRNPRTTEIDVLPTLEILRLINAEDTLVPAAVAEALPQVAKAVDLEVEALRAGGRVHYFGAGTSGRLAVLDAAELPPTFGIDPSLVVAHHAGGFGAISQAIENVEDDAALGASDAGDVNEGDVAVGITASGRTPYVVGALRAAAEAGAHTVLISSNPAAAAGTEVEVHIAVDTGPEAVSGSTRMKAGTAAKLVLNAMSTTAMVRLGRTYSNLMVSMSALNSKLRGRLVKILVEATGMDAETCETALADAAGDTRTALVSLLCDVSPGRAAEALAGSGGSVREAMSTIHGDA from the coding sequence ATGCCCCTGGCGGTGCTGAAGGGCGTACCCACCGAGGTACGCAATCCACGCACCACCGAGATCGACGTGCTGCCCACATTGGAGATACTGCGGCTCATCAATGCCGAGGACACGCTGGTGCCCGCCGCGGTCGCGGAGGCGTTGCCCCAGGTCGCCAAGGCGGTCGACCTCGAGGTCGAGGCGCTCCGTGCCGGCGGCCGGGTGCACTACTTCGGCGCGGGCACCTCGGGACGGCTCGCCGTCCTGGACGCCGCGGAGCTTCCGCCGACCTTCGGCATCGATCCCAGCCTGGTGGTCGCCCACCACGCGGGCGGCTTCGGCGCGATCTCCCAGGCGATCGAGAACGTCGAGGACGACGCCGCGCTCGGCGCCAGCGACGCGGGTGACGTGAACGAAGGCGACGTCGCCGTCGGCATCACCGCGAGCGGGCGCACGCCGTACGTCGTGGGGGCGCTGCGCGCGGCCGCGGAGGCCGGCGCGCACACCGTGCTGATCAGCTCCAACCCGGCCGCCGCGGCCGGTACGGAGGTCGAGGTTCACATCGCGGTGGACACCGGACCGGAGGCCGTGTCGGGTTCGACGCGGATGAAGGCCGGCACCGCGGCCAAGCTCGTGCTCAACGCGATGTCCACGACGGCGATGGTGCGGCTCGGCCGCACCTACTCCAACCTCATGGTCAGCATGAGCGCGCTCAACTCCAAGCTCCGCGGCCGCCTCGTCAAGATCCTGGTCGAGGCGACCGGTATGGACGCGGAGACGTGCGAGACCGCCCTGGCCGACGCGGCAGGCGACACGCGCACCGCCCTTGTCTCCCTGTTGTGCGACGTCTCACCGGGTCGCGCCGCCGAAGCCCTCGCCGGCTCCGGTGGCTCCGTCCGTGAGGCGATGAGCACGATCCACGGAGATGCCTGA
- a CDS encoding sensor histidine kinase, translating into MTRRLPRFGGVRLRATAAAVLTVAVALGLASVVLLMVLQDNLEKSARAEAAEKARAVAAAVKVAGSLPEPPGVPAVTRDVNVTTALEGPTWKTGSGYVVAGEKVDAQGKTVTIQGRSSLAPTRQAIATLRHLLLPGVPALLLLVALLTWTAVGRALKPVSAIRGKMADITAHDLDQRVPEPDSRDEIAALARTVNATLDRLQVAVEQHKRFVADAAHELRSPLAVLRTRLELTAYRTEAPAVPAQALVDVDRIQTLTADLLLLARLDAGEPPRDQEVDLGQVAAEEAAQSRPRPDVTVTLDIAADVLVRGSADQLRRLVANLVDNAVRHATTTVMVRVRADGSHAVLEVADDGPGIPQEQREIVFDRFTRLDEARDRDRGGSGLGLAIARDIAVAHHGALSVATTPEPGACLRAVLPAGPADASRR; encoded by the coding sequence ATGACACGGCGTCTGCCGCGCTTCGGCGGCGTACGACTGCGTGCCACGGCGGCGGCGGTGCTCACCGTGGCCGTGGCGCTCGGGCTGGCCTCGGTCGTCCTGCTCATGGTCCTGCAGGACAACCTGGAGAAGAGCGCGCGTGCCGAGGCGGCCGAGAAGGCCAGGGCCGTGGCCGCCGCGGTGAAGGTCGCGGGATCCCTGCCGGAGCCCCCGGGAGTGCCCGCCGTCACCCGGGACGTCAACGTGACCACGGCGCTGGAGGGGCCGACCTGGAAGACCGGATCCGGCTACGTCGTGGCCGGAGAAAAGGTGGACGCCCAGGGCAAGACGGTGACGATCCAGGGCCGGTCCTCGCTCGCGCCGACCCGGCAGGCGATCGCGACTCTGCGGCACCTGCTCCTGCCCGGCGTGCCGGCACTCCTGCTGCTCGTGGCGTTGCTCACCTGGACGGCGGTGGGCCGCGCGCTGAAACCGGTCTCGGCGATCCGCGGCAAGATGGCCGACATCACCGCCCACGACCTGGACCAGCGGGTCCCCGAACCCGACTCCCGCGACGAGATCGCGGCACTGGCCCGTACGGTCAACGCCACCCTGGACCGGCTGCAGGTCGCCGTCGAGCAGCACAAACGATTCGTCGCGGACGCCGCACACGAGTTGCGCAGCCCGCTGGCCGTCCTGCGCACCCGCCTGGAGCTGACCGCCTACCGTACCGAGGCGCCGGCGGTGCCGGCCCAGGCCCTGGTCGACGTGGACCGGATCCAGACGCTGACCGCCGACCTGCTCCTGCTCGCCCGCCTCGACGCGGGAGAACCCCCGCGCGACCAGGAGGTGGATCTCGGCCAGGTGGCGGCCGAAGAGGCCGCCCAGAGCCGGCCGCGACCCGACGTCACGGTCACGCTGGACATCGCCGCCGACGTGCTCGTCCGCGGGTCCGCCGACCAGCTCAGGCGACTGGTCGCCAACCTGGTCGACAACGCCGTCCGCCACGCGACCACCACCGTCATGGTCCGCGTGCGAGCGGACGGCTCACACGCCGTACTCGAGGTCGCCGACGACGGTCCCGGCATCCCCCAGGAGCAACGCGAGATCGTCTTCGACCGCTTCACCCGCCTCGACGAGGCCCGCGACCGAGACCGCGGCGGCTCCGGACTCGGCCTCGCCATCGCCCGAGACATCGCCGTCGCCCACCACGGCGCGTTGTCGGTCGCCACCACGCCGGAGCCGGGCGCCTGCCTTCGGGCCGTGCTCCCGGCCGGCCCCGCGGACGCGTCGCGCCGGTAG
- a CDS encoding carbohydrate ABC transporter permease — MSTSVLEKPQVMAPQRRPRRRRPRTAVIASTALLWVYAAAALAPLIIMALGSLRTEQQLADQPIGFPLHPAFENYAKAWSEGGFSAYFINSIVVTVSSVVLGTGVAVLAAYPLARFRFPLSGLLSAYFLAGLMLPIRLGIKPVFFLLNSIGLIDSRIGLICVYAASGVPFGVFVLSAFFRALPNELEEAARIDGAGELRIFGQIMVPLVRPALTTVALFQFIPLWNDFFFPLVLVEDDKYTLPVGLTRFVAEFEAAHAQLYAGLVITTIPLVLLFLLATKQIVAGLTAGMTK, encoded by the coding sequence ATGAGCACCTCCGTGCTGGAGAAGCCCCAGGTGATGGCCCCGCAACGCCGTCCGCGGCGGCGCCGGCCGCGTACCGCGGTGATCGCCTCGACAGCCCTCCTGTGGGTGTACGCCGCGGCGGCCCTGGCCCCGTTGATCATCATGGCGCTCGGCTCGCTGCGCACCGAGCAGCAGCTCGCGGACCAGCCGATCGGGTTCCCGCTGCATCCGGCCTTCGAGAACTACGCGAAGGCCTGGTCCGAGGGCGGCTTCAGCGCCTACTTCATCAACTCCATCGTGGTGACCGTCTCCTCGGTGGTGCTGGGCACGGGCGTCGCGGTGCTCGCGGCGTACCCGCTGGCACGGTTCCGCTTTCCTCTGAGCGGCCTGCTGAGCGCCTACTTCCTCGCCGGCCTGATGTTGCCGATCCGCCTGGGTATCAAGCCGGTGTTCTTCCTGCTCAACTCGATCGGCCTGATCGACTCCCGGATCGGCCTGATCTGCGTGTACGCGGCGAGCGGCGTGCCGTTCGGCGTCTTCGTCCTGTCCGCGTTCTTCCGCGCGCTGCCGAACGAGCTGGAGGAGGCCGCCCGCATCGACGGGGCCGGTGAGCTGCGCATCTTCGGTCAGATCATGGTGCCGCTGGTCCGCCCGGCCCTGACGACGGTGGCGCTGTTCCAGTTCATCCCGCTGTGGAACGACTTCTTCTTCCCGTTGGTGCTGGTCGAGGACGACAAGTACACCTTGCCCGTCGGCCTGACCCGGTTCGTCGCGGAGTTCGAGGCGGCCCACGCCCAGCTGTACGCGGGCCTGGTCATCACCACGATCCCGCTCGTCCTGCTGTTCCTGCTCGCGACCAAGCAGATCGTGGCCGGCCTGACCGCCGGCATGACCAAGTGA
- a CDS encoding response regulator transcription factor, whose translation MRILVVEDERRLADLLKDGLAGEGFAVDLAYDGREGLWLATENPYDVVILDVMLPYLDGNAICARLRAAGIWTPILMLTARDTARDEAQALDNGADDFLSKPFSYMVLLARVRALLRRGIRERPAVITVGDLKVDPAGLRCSRAEIPIALTPKEFAILHGLARRAGEVITKTELLSQAWDFAYDGDSNIVEVYISALRRKIDKPFGRATLVTVRGAGYRLEA comes from the coding sequence GTGCGGATACTGGTGGTGGAGGACGAGCGGCGCCTCGCCGATCTGTTGAAGGACGGTCTGGCCGGAGAGGGCTTCGCGGTCGACCTCGCCTACGACGGGCGTGAGGGACTGTGGCTGGCGACCGAGAACCCGTACGACGTGGTCATCCTGGACGTGATGCTGCCGTACCTGGACGGCAATGCGATCTGCGCCCGGCTCCGCGCGGCCGGGATCTGGACGCCGATCCTCATGCTGACCGCCCGGGACACGGCGCGGGACGAGGCTCAGGCGCTCGACAACGGTGCGGACGACTTCCTGTCCAAACCCTTCTCCTACATGGTGCTGCTCGCCCGGGTGCGCGCCCTGCTCCGCCGGGGCATACGTGAGCGCCCGGCCGTCATCACCGTCGGGGACCTGAAGGTCGACCCGGCCGGGCTGCGCTGCAGCCGCGCGGAGATCCCGATCGCGCTGACGCCGAAGGAGTTCGCGATCCTGCACGGCCTGGCGCGCCGTGCCGGCGAGGTCATCACCAAGACCGAGTTGCTGTCCCAGGCATGGGACTTCGCCTACGACGGTGACTCCAACATCGTCGAGGTCTACATCAGCGCCCTGCGCCGCAAGATCGACAAGCCGTTCGGGCGCGCCACTCTCGTCACCGTCCGCGGTGCCGGCTACCGGCTGGAGGCCTGA
- a CDS encoding ABC transporter substrate-binding protein, which yields MRKFCTVIAALSVVIAAPACAPSTKSSGGDKVTLTVLSWRPEDTAGYAKIFAPFEKSHPKIKVKFKPIKNTEYLTVLPTELQKSQGGPDIVQLKPYGPIQSLITGGNLTPLDGQVDVGNWDPNVLQAARGKQDGKLYGVPYALQTLQVLYNKKIFAEQQIQPPSTWADFIAACDKLKKAGITPLSTSGLQPWVLAIDHQIFGATRYGGDDFAKAAVAGTKNFTDPDYTASLDVTAKLKPYYPDKVAAVDYPDAQTLFTSGKAAMYPGGSYEVGPFTQTNPDLQIGFFDAPPAPGAKVDHALTSGYVDGSYGVNAHSQHKAEAIELAKWMATPEFGRLYASTLKQISAVPGVTPGDPLLAQSLQNYKTHGATYMMVVDFGYGNPLGRDQEGGALQKMLGGTSAADAGKFVQKGVSAWFKPSGG from the coding sequence ATGCGTAAGTTCTGCACGGTCATAGCGGCGCTCAGCGTCGTGATCGCCGCTCCGGCATGTGCCCCGAGTACCAAGAGCAGCGGCGGCGACAAGGTCACCCTCACCGTGCTCTCCTGGCGTCCCGAGGACACGGCGGGCTATGCGAAGATCTTCGCCCCGTTCGAGAAGAGTCACCCGAAGATCAAGGTCAAGTTCAAGCCGATCAAGAACACCGAATACCTCACGGTGTTGCCGACCGAGCTGCAGAAGTCCCAGGGCGGCCCGGACATCGTGCAGCTGAAGCCCTACGGGCCGATCCAGTCGCTCATCACGGGTGGCAACCTCACCCCGCTCGACGGCCAGGTCGACGTGGGCAACTGGGACCCGAACGTCCTCCAGGCGGCCAGGGGCAAGCAGGACGGCAAGCTGTACGGCGTCCCGTACGCCCTGCAGACGCTCCAGGTGCTCTACAACAAGAAGATCTTCGCCGAGCAGCAGATCCAGCCGCCGTCCACCTGGGCGGACTTCATCGCCGCGTGCGACAAGCTCAAGAAGGCCGGCATCACGCCACTGTCGACGAGCGGCCTCCAGCCGTGGGTGCTCGCCATCGACCACCAGATCTTCGGCGCCACGCGCTACGGCGGCGACGACTTCGCCAAGGCCGCCGTCGCCGGCACGAAGAACTTCACCGACCCGGACTACACCGCCTCGCTCGACGTCACGGCGAAGCTCAAGCCGTACTACCCGGACAAGGTCGCCGCGGTCGACTACCCGGACGCGCAGACGCTGTTCACCAGCGGCAAGGCCGCGATGTACCCCGGCGGGTCGTACGAGGTCGGGCCGTTCACCCAGACCAACCCCGACCTGCAGATCGGCTTCTTCGACGCGCCTCCCGCGCCCGGCGCCAAGGTCGACCACGCGCTGACCTCGGGCTACGTCGACGGCTCGTACGGCGTGAACGCGCACTCGCAGCACAAGGCGGAGGCGATCGAGCTGGCCAAGTGGATGGCGACGCCGGAGTTCGGCCGGCTGTACGCGAGCACGCTCAAGCAGATCTCCGCGGTGCCCGGAGTCACGCCCGGCGACCCGCTGCTGGCCCAGTCGCTGCAGAACTACAAGACCCACGGCGCGACGTACATGATGGTCGTCGACTTCGGCTACGGGAACCCGCTCGGCCGTGACCAGGAGGGCGGCGCCCTGCAGAAGATGCTGGGCGGCACGTCGGCCGCGGACGCGGGCAAGTTCGTTCAGAAGGGCGTTTCGGCGTGGTTCAAGCCGAGCGGCGGCTGA
- a CDS encoding MurR/RpiR family transcriptional regulator, producing the protein MRKVGPESGLGADAAGASPLSTVVRVRSLLPSLPPAEARVAQRVIDSPEAVANSTITELAQACGTSETTVIRFCRAIGFSGYPELRLTLATEAGRAQGVTGGRDVGSDISTDDTLEQVVEKIAFADARAVEETANQLDIQVLDQVVTAIAAARRVDIYGVGASAFVASDFQQKMHRIGRTSYAWSDAHIMLTSAAVLGPNDVAVGISHTGSTVETIDALSVAKRRGATTVALTNFPRSPIADAADLVLTTAARETTFRSGATASRLAQLTVIDCVFVGIAQRTTGTREHLEATLEAVTVRRVRPERRRR; encoded by the coding sequence ATGAGGAAGGTCGGGCCCGAATCCGGGCTGGGGGCCGACGCCGCAGGCGCATCTCCGCTCAGCACAGTCGTACGCGTCCGTTCGTTGCTGCCATCGCTGCCACCCGCGGAAGCGCGGGTCGCACAGCGGGTCATCGACAGTCCGGAGGCGGTCGCCAACTCCACGATCACCGAGCTCGCACAGGCGTGCGGCACATCAGAGACCACGGTCATCCGGTTCTGCCGGGCGATCGGCTTCTCCGGCTATCCGGAGCTCCGGCTGACGCTGGCCACCGAGGCAGGGCGGGCACAGGGAGTGACCGGCGGCCGGGACGTCGGCAGCGACATCAGCACGGACGATACGCTGGAACAGGTCGTCGAGAAGATTGCCTTTGCCGATGCCCGCGCGGTCGAGGAGACCGCCAACCAGCTCGACATCCAGGTGCTCGACCAAGTGGTCACGGCGATCGCGGCGGCCCGCCGGGTCGACATCTACGGCGTGGGCGCCAGCGCCTTCGTGGCCTCGGACTTCCAGCAGAAGATGCACCGGATCGGCCGGACCTCCTACGCGTGGTCCGACGCTCACATCATGCTCACCAGCGCAGCGGTCCTCGGACCGAACGACGTCGCCGTCGGGATCTCCCACACGGGGTCGACGGTGGAGACGATCGATGCCCTCAGCGTGGCCAAGCGCCGCGGTGCCACGACGGTGGCGCTCACCAACTTCCCTCGCTCTCCGATCGCCGACGCCGCCGATCTCGTACTCACGACGGCGGCGAGGGAGACGACGTTCCGATCCGGAGCGACGGCGAGCCGGCTGGCCCAGCTCACCGTGATCGACTGCGTGTTCGTCGGCATCGCGCAGCGTACGACCGGGACCCGTGAGCATCTGGAGGCGACACTCGAGGCGGTCACGGTCCGCCGAGTGCGTCCCGAGCGGAGGCGCAGGTGA
- a CDS encoding carbohydrate ABC transporter permease, which produces MVQAERRLKAGPTGPGGGATRRRARRFVLLLTFLLPALVLYTVFIIYPLISALQYSLFSWNGLQQGGFAGVSNFVDLFTKYPLSEQVPRALLHNCIFFVGTMLIQTTAGLLLAVLLHRSRRGKRFLQTSYILPHLVSPIVAGYLWSMMLNPQFGAVNAALKGIGLGSLAQPWRGDPHLALPVAILVNAWQWVGFPMLLFAAALAGIPEEYHEAARVDGASAWTSFRRVTFPLLTPVLGIVTVLTFIGNFNILDLIYALQGSKGNPSFSTDVLGLLFYRTAFESPDANAIGQSSALAVLMFVLIFGVSIVANRFFRRMEARLK; this is translated from the coding sequence GTGGTTCAAGCCGAGCGGCGGCTGAAGGCGGGGCCGACCGGACCCGGTGGCGGGGCGACCCGCCGCCGGGCACGGCGATTCGTCCTGCTGCTGACGTTCCTCCTGCCGGCGCTCGTGCTGTACACCGTCTTCATCATCTATCCGCTGATCTCGGCGCTGCAGTACAGCCTCTTCTCGTGGAACGGCCTTCAGCAGGGTGGCTTCGCCGGAGTCTCGAACTTCGTGGATCTGTTCACGAAGTATCCGCTCAGCGAGCAGGTGCCGCGCGCGCTGCTGCACAACTGCATCTTCTTCGTCGGCACGATGCTGATCCAGACCACGGCCGGGCTGCTGCTCGCGGTGCTGCTGCACCGGTCACGGCGCGGCAAGAGGTTCCTGCAGACCTCCTACATCCTGCCGCACCTGGTCAGCCCGATCGTCGCCGGCTATCTGTGGTCGATGATGCTCAACCCGCAGTTCGGCGCGGTGAACGCCGCCCTCAAGGGCATCGGCCTCGGGTCGCTCGCCCAGCCGTGGCGCGGCGACCCGCACCTGGCACTTCCGGTGGCGATCCTGGTGAACGCCTGGCAGTGGGTCGGCTTCCCGATGCTGCTGTTCGCGGCCGCCCTGGCCGGCATCCCGGAGGAATACCACGAGGCGGCGCGCGTCGATGGCGCGTCGGCGTGGACGAGCTTCCGCCGGGTCACGTTCCCGCTGCTCACGCCCGTGCTCGGCATCGTCACCGTGCTGACCTTCATCGGCAACTTCAACATCCTCGACCTGATCTACGCGTTGCAGGGATCCAAGGGCAACCCGTCGTTCTCCACGGACGTGCTGGGCCTGCTCTTCTACCGGACCGCCTTCGAAAGCCCTGACGCGAACGCGATCGGCCAGTCCTCGGCGCTCGCCGTCCTCATGTTCGTACTGATCTTCGGGGTGTCCATCGTCGCGAACCGCTTCTTCCGCAGGATGGAGGCACGCCTGAAATGA